In one Salvelinus fontinalis isolate EN_2023a chromosome 16, ASM2944872v1, whole genome shotgun sequence genomic region, the following are encoded:
- the LOC129812690 gene encoding disks large-associated protein 1-like isoform X4 yields MLSDVSCLWTPCQNHSAHCVVSQKVPQDEWSGYPGGGKDDEIPCRRMRSSSYVKAMGDDESGESDSSPKTSPVKTVRPDALVKSVMQRPLLDSQSSYRVDKMNSDVRNYITNFAADLSHNYHLQASRDPHHPSMALEPSTNYNSQQPPLPAAQFRSRNQSYMRAVSTLSQASCVSQVSQVSETDINGQFESVCESVFSEVESQAVEALDLPGCFRTRSHSYLRAIQAGYSQDDDCIPTMTSSTVTSTIRSTTEGKYTQEATSLPEYQASVHRDVAGTGPLAHDDLGCPIRRDRLYRQESIGATAKPRSGPPVSPRLFRPPKASVQAPERPSPKAIQASIKESAQLAATISMQWKEEVSAMRRELSDLRRDLCTELRAFNSNFNSFTQHYNTWSPQPGASGGTGAAGKQTKVAQLSVGTQARSKVLVRQSTADAAVNCPEEGEMQEKQAIVRRRLPKQISMDPAILRRPASLFVEGSIPITLDPLLVDPVTMIQPESVPVNSSNTVVCPEPLDQNPERLSKLISPDGVSMSSSEAQSVDPAIEDPLDSEQLYPKALCSPDPVPTDVANVYLEETDKLDPVNLNPSDTESIDSVNVKPLVPEPRIMHLPYPVPVVTVSPPQESDSDSESVEDDTVRKQNPMSQDPVPVFLPDPKPLGPGPIVSTEPEIKPLSPTNVYSSEKLDQYSVTICPTVIVTPESPSDLEPLDVCLIPPDSESQDLATVCFPDLPDPIPLDLDIFSSEIVVHAYPVTIDSFDEFDDSLEPEWPPCPESEDQATDCPSGPFMVHLDLTTFNSSDESDLDSVFLDPPEPLETVSVSSSDLSPIAMYTPPDPVSLSPPSLDQTSIYQLESVSVDPAMEYRLDQMHEYLPTELPEDPEPQDQVTVHSPGLVSFGLDSPFTPDSVDLYSATMCHPEPVILGLDPLLLSQDPASISLSPFEMAPMEPEDATGEATDTSGMDVFEDPGDPEGETAPDNPGKSHCDQAFLWDRWQQKAPQWEPRSMKRSSSVELWSGRYEYNSAEITYMSLTL; encoded by the exons CTCTTACCGGGTGGATAAAATGAACAGTGACGTGCGGAACTACATCACCAATTTTGCTGCAGACTTAAG TCATAACTACCACTTGCAGGCCTCAAGAGACCCCCACCACCCCAGCATGGCCCTGGAGCCCTCCACCAACTACAACTCCCAGCAGCCACCTCTCCCAGCAGCCCAGTTCCGCTCCAGGAATCAGAGCTACATGCGGGCGGTCAGCACTCTCAGCCAGGCCAGCTGTGTTAGCCAGGTCAGCCAG GTGAGCGAGACAGATATAAACGGTCAGTTTGAGTCAGTATGTGAGTCGGTGTTCAGTGAGGTGGAATCCCAGGCTGTGGAGGCTCTGGACCTGCCCGGCTGTTTCCGGACAAGGAGCCATAGCTACCTGAGGGCCATCCAGGCTGGCTACTCCCAGGATGATGACTGCATCCCCACCATGACCTCCTCCACTGTCACCTCCACCATCAGGTCCACCACAG AGGGAAAATATACACAGGAAGCCACTAGCTTACCTGAGTACCAGGCCAGTGTACATCGAGACGTGGCAGGCACAGGCCCATTGGCCCATGACGATCTAGGCTGCCCTATCAGAAGAGACAGACTGTACCGCCAAGAGAGTATCGGTGCTACAGCCAAACCCCGGTCTGGGCCCCCTGTTTCACCCAGACTGTTCAGGCCCCCTAAAGCTAGCGTTCAGGCCCCAGAGAGGCCCTCACCCAAAGCAATCCAGGCCAGTATCAAGGAGTCGGCCCAATTGGCTGCAACCATCAGCATGCAGTGGAAGGAGGAAGTGTCGGCCATGCGTCGTGAGCTGTCTGATCTCAGGAGAGACCTGTGCACTGAGCTCAGGGCCTTCAATAGTAACTTCAACAGCTTCACGCAGCACTACAACACGTGGTCTCCACAGCCGGGGGCGTCTGGGGGAACAGGGGCGGCTGGGAAACAGACTAAAGTGGCTCAATTGTCAGTAGGGACGCAGGCCAGGAGCAAGGTGCTGGTGAGACAGAGCACGGCGGACGCAGCCGTCAACTGTcctgaggagggagagatgcaggagAAGCAAGCCATCGTGAGGCGCCGTCTTCCTAAACAGATCTCAATGGACCCAGCCATTCTAAGGCGCCCGGCATCGCTGTTTGTGGAGGGTTCTATCCCGATCACTCTAGATCCATTACTTGTGGATCCAGTCACCATGATCCAACCAGAATCAGTGCCAGTAAACTCATCAAACACTGTGGTTTGCCCAGAACCACTAGACCAGAACCCGGAGAGGCTATCAAAACTGATATCTCCTGACGGAGTCAGCATGAGCTCCTCAGAAGCACAGTCAGTGGATCCAGCCATTGAGGACCCCCTAGATTCAGAGCAACTGTACCCAAAGGCGTTGTGCTCTCCAGATCCAGTGCCCACAGACGTAGCTAATGTGTACCTTGAAGAAACAGACAAGCTGGACCCAGTTAATCTGAACCCCTCAGATACAGAATCAATTGACTCAGTTAATGTGAAACCCCTAGTCCCAGAACCAAGAATTATGCACCTACCATATCCAGTACCTGTGGTTACTGTGTCCCCACCACAAGAGTCAGACTCCGATTCAGAATCTGTAGAAGACGATACTGTGCGCAAGCAAAATCCAATGTCTCAAGACCCAGTTCCTGTGTTTCTGCCAGACCCTAAACCATTAGGCCCAGGCCCTATAGTCTCAACAGAGCCAGAGATAAAACCACTGTCCCCTACTAATGTGTACTCATCAGAGAAACTTGATCAATACTCAGTTACCATTTGCCCAACTGTCATAGTTACTCCAGAGAGCCCATCTGATTTAGAACCCCTGGATGTGTGTCTGATCCCACCTGATTCAGAATCACAAGACCTAGCCACTGTCTGCTTTCCAGACCTCCCAGATCCAATCCCCTTAGATTTAGACATATTCTCATCGGAAATAGTAGTGCATGCATATCCAGTCACCATCGACTCGTTTGATGAGTTTGATGACTCTCTGGAGCCAGAATGGCCACCTTGTCCAGAATCAGAGGACCAGGCCACTGATTGCCCATCTGGTCCATTTATGGTCCATTTGGACTTAACCACCTTCAATTCCTCAGATGAATCTGATCTGGACTCAGTCTTCTTGGATCCGCCAGAACCTCTGGAGACCGTTAGTGTGAGTTCATCAGATCTCAGCCCAATCGCCATGTACACACCACCAGACCCAGTTTCTCTGAGCCCCCCCAGTCTGGACCAAACCTCCATATACCAATTGGAATCAGTGTCTGTGGACCCAGCTATGGAGTACCGATTAGATCAAATGCATGAATACCTACCTACTGAGTTACCTGAAGATCCAGAACCACAGGACCAAGTTACAGTACATTCACCTGGTCTGGTCTCCTTCGGACTGGACAGTCCATTCACCCCAGACTCAGTAGACCTGTACTCAGCCACTATGTGCCACCCAGAGCCAGTCATCCTAGGCCTAGATCCACTACTATTATCACAAGACCCAGCTAGCATTAGCTTGTCCCCATTTGAGATGGCACCCATGGAGCCAGAGGATGCCACAGGGGAAGCCACAGATACCTCTGGCATGGATGTCTTTGAGGACCCTGGAGATCCAGAGGGGGAGACAGCTCCTGACAACCCAGGGAAGTCTCACTGTGACCAGGCCTTTCTGTGGGATAGGTGGCAGCAGAAGGCTCCCCAGTGGGAACCACGGTCCATGAAGAGGAGTTCTAGTGTAGAGCTATGGAGTGGGAGATATGAGTACAACAGTGCGGAGATAACATACATGTCTCTGACACTCTGA
- the LOC129812690 gene encoding uncharacterized protein LOC129812690 isoform X5: MLSDVSCLWTPCQVPQDEWSGYPGGGKDDEIPCRRMRSSSYVKAMGDDESGESDSSPKTSPVKTVRPDALVKSVMQRPLLDSQSSYRVDKMNSDVRNYITNFAADLSHNYHLQASRDPHHPSMALEPSTNYNSQQPPLPAAQFRSRNQSYMRAVSTLSQASCVSQVSQVSETDINGQFESVCESVFSEVESQAVEALDLPGCFRTRSHSYLRAIQAGYSQDDDCIPTMTSSTVTSTIRSTTEGKYTQEATSLPEYQASVHRDVAGTGPLAHDDLGCPIRRDRLYRQESIGATAKPRSGPPVSPRLFRPPKASVQAPERPSPKAIQASIKESAQLAATISMQWKEEVSAMRRELSDLRRDLCTELRAFNSNFNSFTQHYNTWSPQPGASGGTGAAGKQTKVAQLSVGTQARSKVLVRQSTADAAVNCPEEGEMQEKQAIVRRRLPKQISMDPAILRRPASLFVEGSIPITLDPLLVDPVTMIQPESVPVNSSNTVVCPEPLDQNPERLSKLISPDGVSMSSSEAQSVDPAIEDPLDSEQLYPKALCSPDPVPTDVANVYLEETDKLDPVNLNPSDTESIDSVNVKPLVPEPRIMHLPYPVPVVTVSPPQESDSDSESVEDDTVRKQNPMSQDPVPVFLPDPKPLGPGPIVSTEPEIKPLSPTNVYSSEKLDQYSVTICPTVIVTPESPSDLEPLDVCLIPPDSESQDLATVCFPDLPDPIPLDLDIFSSEIVVHAYPVTIDSFDEFDDSLEPEWPPCPESEDQATDCPSGPFMVHLDLTTFNSSDESDLDSVFLDPPEPLETVSVSSSDLSPIAMYTPPDPVSLSPPSLDQTSIYQLESVSVDPAMEYRLDQMHEYLPTELPEDPEPQDQVTVHSPGLVSFGLDSPFTPDSVDLYSATMCHPEPVILGLDPLLLSQDPASISLSPFEMAPMEPEDATGEATDTSGMDVFEDPGDPEGETAPDNPGKSHCDQAFLWDRWQQKAPQWEPRSMKRSSSVELWSGRYEYNSAEITYMSLTL, encoded by the exons CTCTTACCGGGTGGATAAAATGAACAGTGACGTGCGGAACTACATCACCAATTTTGCTGCAGACTTAAG TCATAACTACCACTTGCAGGCCTCAAGAGACCCCCACCACCCCAGCATGGCCCTGGAGCCCTCCACCAACTACAACTCCCAGCAGCCACCTCTCCCAGCAGCCCAGTTCCGCTCCAGGAATCAGAGCTACATGCGGGCGGTCAGCACTCTCAGCCAGGCCAGCTGTGTTAGCCAGGTCAGCCAG GTGAGCGAGACAGATATAAACGGTCAGTTTGAGTCAGTATGTGAGTCGGTGTTCAGTGAGGTGGAATCCCAGGCTGTGGAGGCTCTGGACCTGCCCGGCTGTTTCCGGACAAGGAGCCATAGCTACCTGAGGGCCATCCAGGCTGGCTACTCCCAGGATGATGACTGCATCCCCACCATGACCTCCTCCACTGTCACCTCCACCATCAGGTCCACCACAG AGGGAAAATATACACAGGAAGCCACTAGCTTACCTGAGTACCAGGCCAGTGTACATCGAGACGTGGCAGGCACAGGCCCATTGGCCCATGACGATCTAGGCTGCCCTATCAGAAGAGACAGACTGTACCGCCAAGAGAGTATCGGTGCTACAGCCAAACCCCGGTCTGGGCCCCCTGTTTCACCCAGACTGTTCAGGCCCCCTAAAGCTAGCGTTCAGGCCCCAGAGAGGCCCTCACCCAAAGCAATCCAGGCCAGTATCAAGGAGTCGGCCCAATTGGCTGCAACCATCAGCATGCAGTGGAAGGAGGAAGTGTCGGCCATGCGTCGTGAGCTGTCTGATCTCAGGAGAGACCTGTGCACTGAGCTCAGGGCCTTCAATAGTAACTTCAACAGCTTCACGCAGCACTACAACACGTGGTCTCCACAGCCGGGGGCGTCTGGGGGAACAGGGGCGGCTGGGAAACAGACTAAAGTGGCTCAATTGTCAGTAGGGACGCAGGCCAGGAGCAAGGTGCTGGTGAGACAGAGCACGGCGGACGCAGCCGTCAACTGTcctgaggagggagagatgcaggagAAGCAAGCCATCGTGAGGCGCCGTCTTCCTAAACAGATCTCAATGGACCCAGCCATTCTAAGGCGCCCGGCATCGCTGTTTGTGGAGGGTTCTATCCCGATCACTCTAGATCCATTACTTGTGGATCCAGTCACCATGATCCAACCAGAATCAGTGCCAGTAAACTCATCAAACACTGTGGTTTGCCCAGAACCACTAGACCAGAACCCGGAGAGGCTATCAAAACTGATATCTCCTGACGGAGTCAGCATGAGCTCCTCAGAAGCACAGTCAGTGGATCCAGCCATTGAGGACCCCCTAGATTCAGAGCAACTGTACCCAAAGGCGTTGTGCTCTCCAGATCCAGTGCCCACAGACGTAGCTAATGTGTACCTTGAAGAAACAGACAAGCTGGACCCAGTTAATCTGAACCCCTCAGATACAGAATCAATTGACTCAGTTAATGTGAAACCCCTAGTCCCAGAACCAAGAATTATGCACCTACCATATCCAGTACCTGTGGTTACTGTGTCCCCACCACAAGAGTCAGACTCCGATTCAGAATCTGTAGAAGACGATACTGTGCGCAAGCAAAATCCAATGTCTCAAGACCCAGTTCCTGTGTTTCTGCCAGACCCTAAACCATTAGGCCCAGGCCCTATAGTCTCAACAGAGCCAGAGATAAAACCACTGTCCCCTACTAATGTGTACTCATCAGAGAAACTTGATCAATACTCAGTTACCATTTGCCCAACTGTCATAGTTACTCCAGAGAGCCCATCTGATTTAGAACCCCTGGATGTGTGTCTGATCCCACCTGATTCAGAATCACAAGACCTAGCCACTGTCTGCTTTCCAGACCTCCCAGATCCAATCCCCTTAGATTTAGACATATTCTCATCGGAAATAGTAGTGCATGCATATCCAGTCACCATCGACTCGTTTGATGAGTTTGATGACTCTCTGGAGCCAGAATGGCCACCTTGTCCAGAATCAGAGGACCAGGCCACTGATTGCCCATCTGGTCCATTTATGGTCCATTTGGACTTAACCACCTTCAATTCCTCAGATGAATCTGATCTGGACTCAGTCTTCTTGGATCCGCCAGAACCTCTGGAGACCGTTAGTGTGAGTTCATCAGATCTCAGCCCAATCGCCATGTACACACCACCAGACCCAGTTTCTCTGAGCCCCCCCAGTCTGGACCAAACCTCCATATACCAATTGGAATCAGTGTCTGTGGACCCAGCTATGGAGTACCGATTAGATCAAATGCATGAATACCTACCTACTGAGTTACCTGAAGATCCAGAACCACAGGACCAAGTTACAGTACATTCACCTGGTCTGGTCTCCTTCGGACTGGACAGTCCATTCACCCCAGACTCAGTAGACCTGTACTCAGCCACTATGTGCCACCCAGAGCCAGTCATCCTAGGCCTAGATCCACTACTATTATCACAAGACCCAGCTAGCATTAGCTTGTCCCCATTTGAGATGGCACCCATGGAGCCAGAGGATGCCACAGGGGAAGCCACAGATACCTCTGGCATGGATGTCTTTGAGGACCCTGGAGATCCAGAGGGGGAGACAGCTCCTGACAACCCAGGGAAGTCTCACTGTGACCAGGCCTTTCTGTGGGATAGGTGGCAGCAGAAGGCTCCCCAGTGGGAACCACGGTCCATGAAGAGGAGTTCTAGTGTAGAGCTATGGAGTGGGAGATATGAGTACAACAGTGCGGAGATAACATACATGTCTCTGACACTCTGA